From a single Silene latifolia isolate original U9 population chromosome 6, ASM4854445v1, whole genome shotgun sequence genomic region:
- the LOC141586579 gene encoding UPF0481 protein At3g47200-like, with protein sequence MAEDGEEIQPETLINNNLKMCIYKVPDWLKEHACDSNDQTPYEPEIVSFGPYHWGNTRVKEMEKHKRRCLDIMLNRNHQNVDEYLTEMKKIEKEVRTCYKGQYENINDGDFAEMLVLDGCFMLEFLRINKLGLTNLNYVYNDPVFSKNAIMKVIARDMIKLENQIPLTVLEKLLSLQYKQPIKNKKHIPKLVLQVLNPLWITNQVLTTTELKTMRKAVASDPDNMLLHCLDIFRSSLLYKTPDSQTPEDGVPVGQLPDDGANTTQTQAPVNDTLLSGLESERDLEVGLSSSTPVRSESSAIASTSSHSNTRANTVQTQAPVNDTLVWSMESEHDAVVGLRPSTHVRSDNPSTTSPSNTRLCPPDNSSSDGDGDGDGDRNNGIEIIRANSTLMVYCVKELVEAGVTFKMRNSQPFWDLKFNKCRGLLQIPPIKINDATKTLFLNLVAYEQCHLRRFWEMSITDYVAFMDNLVSSEADVSHLYKAGIIVHQLGSDAEVADLFNRLVKKAFVEWEDGNLSTLYKDLNRYCSHRIHRWCASWRSDYWKNPWVFLSVVAAILLFGATIAQTVYSGYAHHNPPKPPTPPTP encoded by the exons ATGGCAGAAGACGGAGAGGAAATACAACCAGAAACACTGATCAACAATAATCTAAAAATGTGCATATACAAGGTTCCTGATTGGTTGAAAGAGCATGCGTGTGATAGTAATGATCAGACGCCATATGAACCTGAGATCGTTTCGTTCGGACCTTACCATTGGGGAAACACAAGGGTAAAAGAGATGGAGAAGCACAAGCGGCGTTGTCTAGACATAATGCTGAACCGCAATCATCAAAATGTCGATGAATACCTAACAGAAATGAAAAAAATCGAGAAAGAGGTCCGCACCTGTTACAAAGGACAGTATGAAAATATTAACGACGGGGACTTTGCGGAGATGCTAGTTCTCGATGGTTGTTTCATGTTGGAGTTCCTTAGGATCAACAAATTGGGATTAACTAATCTTAATTACGTCTACAATGATCCAGTCTTCTCCAAGAATGCCATAATGAAAGTGATTGCGAGGGACATGATAAAACTCGAGAACCAAATCCCTCTCACTGTCCTTGAAAAACTCTTGTCTCTTCAGTACAAGCAGCCGATAAAAAACAAGAAACATATACCAAAGCTAGTGTTGCAAGTACTTAATCCGTTATGGATTACCAATCAGGTCCTCACAACAACAGAGCTCAAAACTATGAGGAAAGCTGTTGCTTCCGATCCTGACAACATGTTGCTTCATTGTTTGGATATCTTCCGGTCCAGCCTTCTCTACAAAACACCAGACAGCCAAACACCAGAAGACGGAGTACCAGTAGGCCAATTACCTGATGATGG GGCCAACACAACTCAGACCCAAGCTCCTGTTAATGATACTTTGCTTTCGGGTTTGGAAAGCGAACGTGATCTTGAGGTGGGTCTGTCTTCATCTACACCTGTCCGTTCGGAAAGCTCTGCAATTGCCTCTACCTCTAGTCACTCAAACACGCG GGCCAACACAGTTCAGACCCAAGCTCCTGTTAATGATACTTTGGTTTGGAGTATGGAAAGCGAACATGATGCAGTTGTGGGTCTGCGTCCATCTACACATGTCCGTTCAGACAACCCCTCTACCACTAGTCCCTCAAACACACG TTTGTGCCCTCCAGATAACTCAAGCTCAGATGGGGACGGGGACGGGGACGGAGACCGAAACAACGGTATTGAAATTATCAGGGCCAATTCAACGTTGATGGTTTACTGCGTAAAAGAACTGGTAGAGGCTGGTGTAACGTTCAAGATGCGCAACAGTCAACCGTTCTGGGACTTAAAATTCAACAAATGCCGTGGTTTGCTACAAATCCCTCCCATCAAGATCAACGATGCAACGAAGACCTTGTTTCTGAACTTGGTTGCCTATGAACAATGCCACCTCAGACGGTTTTGGGAGATGTCCATCACTGACTATGTGGCGTTCATGGACAACCTAGTGAGCTCGGAGGCTGACGTAAGCCACCTCTATAAAGCCGGTATCATAGTCCACCAACTTGGGAGCGATGCTGAGGTGGCCGACCTATTCAACCGACTTGTAAAGAAGGCCTTTGTTGAATGGGAAGATGGCAATCTATCAACTTTGTACAAGGACTTGAACAGGTACTGCAGCCACAGGATACACAGATGGTGTGCAAGTTGGCGcagcgattattggaagaatccTTGGGTTTTTCTCTCAGTTGTTGCCGCCATCCTTTTGTTCGGAGCTACTATTGCACAAACAGTTTATAGCGGCTACGCTCATCATAACCCGCCCAAGCCGCCCACGCCGCCCACGCCATGA
- the LOC141586595 gene encoding uncharacterized protein LOC141586595 → MDEKWFYISYDGHKFYVVEGEELPHRSCQSKRFITKVMFMCAVSRPIYSETGELLFDGKIGMFPFTKQQPAERSSRNRPRGTLETKPIDSITKQVTRQCIIEQVIPAIKSKWPEGASKHIFIQQDNARPHIKNNDPEFMAVANTDGFNIELVFQPPNSPDLNVNDLGFFRALQSLQASQASKSVDELVNSVMQAFVDYDAYKLNKVFLTLQCVMIEILKAIGS, encoded by the coding sequence ATGGATGAGAAGTGGTTTTACATTAGTTATGATGGTCACAAGTTTTATGTGGTTGAAGGGGAAGAATTGCCACATAGAAGTTGTCAATCAAAGAGGTTTATCACAAAAGTCATGTTTATGTGTGCAGTTAGTAGGCCAATTTATTCAGAAACTGGTGAGTTACTATTTGATGGAAAAATTGGCATGTTTCCTTTCACTAAACAACAACCAGCAGAAAGATCAAGTAGAAATAGACCAAGGGGTACATTGGAGACAAAGCCAATTGACTCAATCACAAAACAAGTGACAAGGCAATGCATAATTGAACAAGTGATTCCAGCAATCAAGAGTAAATGGCCAGAAGGAGCAAGTAAGCATATATTCATACAACAAGATAATGCTAGGCCTCATATAAAGAACAATGACCCAGAATTTATGGCTGTTGCAAACACAGATGGGTTCAACATTGAGTTAGTTTTTCAACCACCAAATTCACCAGATTTAAATGTTAATGACCTTGGTTTTTTTAGGGCATTACAGTCGTTACAAGCAAGTCAAGCATCCAAGTCAGTTGACGAACTAGTCAATTCAGTTATGCAAGCATTTGTTGATTATGATGCATACAAACTCAACAAAGTTTTCCTCACACTACAATGTGTTATGATTGAAATTTTGAAAGCCATCGGGTCATAA
- the LOC141658453 gene encoding UPF0481 protein At3g47200-like: MSEKTRADVVISLEKRLTIVREEARNEPSATPCFIFRVPQNLRLQLSPGDDTAYIPEVVSIGPYHAGNDCLRGMDYHKTRALNSVLTRTNQPLAYYLDPMYELEQNARKCYHGEVDMTYTTFVEMMLLDGCFMLEIIRGHNTGFDQLGYSPNDPVFTIRGYNNMASLIIKDMIKLENQIPFFVLEKLFDLQESRRTSGQLAQLASAMFIKWLTGEKLEVDHLKGKFLHCLNVFQYSLLLSIGDGLEDIQLLEPSMTQSNNPTDQHEFFYSASDLIEYGIKLKRPKKVKRPFWDIKWKSNGVLEIPRIFINNRFKVVFQNLVTFEQQCRKRNQLRPVITEYVTLMDKLIKSGTDVGHLHQAGIIVHQLRSDAEVASLFNELGKLAFVDPRVTSHYTGLYQQLNEHCNRWNHWKSELKMTYFGNPWAMASLFAAIVLLFLAFFQTFYTVYPYYWPPSRY, translated from the coding sequence atgtcTGAAAAAACACGAGCAGATGTCGTAATCTCCTTAGAGAAAAGGCTTACAATAGTCCGGGAAGAAGCCAGAAACGAGCCGTCAGCTACTCCTTGCTTCATTTTCAGGGTTCCTCAGAACCTGAGACTCCAACTGTCTCCGGGTGATGACACGGCTTATATACCCGAGGTAGTCTCCATTGGGCCTTACCATGCCGGTAATGATTGTCTTCGTGGTATGGACTACCATAAAACGCGTGCTCTAAACTCTGTTCTTACTCGTACAAACCAACCTTTAGCGTACTACCTTGACCCAATGTACGAGCTAGAGCAAAACGCTCGCAAATGTTACCATGGGGAAGTGGATATGACTTATACGACATTTGTGGAAATGATGTTACTCGATGGTTGTTTCATGTTAGAGATAATTCGAGGTCATAACACggggtttgatcaattgggttacTCCCCAAATGATCCTGTTTTTACCATACGAGGCTATAATAACATGGCAAGTTTGATAATCAAGGACATGATTAAACTCGAGAACCAAATCCCCTTTTTTGTTCTCGAAAAGCTCTTTGACCTTCAAGAAAGTCGAAGAACATCTGGGCAACTAGCCCAACTCGCGTCAGCCATGTTCATTAAATGGCTGACCGGGGAGAAACTAGAAGTCGATCATCTAAAAGGTAAATTTCTGCACTGCCTCAATGTATTCCAATATAGTCTTCTCCTTAGTATCGGAGATGGTCTCGAAGATATTCAACTTCTCGAACCAAGCATGACTCAAAGCAATAATCCTACAGATCAACACGAGTTCTTTTACTCTGCATCCGACCTAATTGAGTATGGAATCAAGCTCAAAAGGCCGAAAAAAGTGAAGCGTCCTTTTTGGGATATAAAGTGGAAATCAAATGGCGTCCTGGAGATACCGAGGATTTTCATAAACAACAGGTTTAAAGTTGTATTCCAAAACCTCGTCACTTTCGAGCAACAATGCAGGAAACGCAACCAGTTACGGCCAGTAATCACCGAATATGTGACATTAATGGATAAGTTAATCAAGTCTGGGACCGATGTAGGCCATCTCCACCAAGCCGGAATTATAGTCCATCAGCTCAGGAGTGATGCCGAGGTGGCCAGCCTGTTCAACGAGTTGGGAAAGCTGGCATTCGTTGACCCGAGAGTGACAAGTCATTATACTGGTTTGTATCAGCAGCTTAATGAGCACTGTAATAGGTGGAATCATTGGAAATCGGAGTTGAAAATGACGTACTTTGGTAATCCATGGGCAATGGCTTCACTCTTTGCTGCAATTGTATTGTTGTTTCTTGCTTTTTTCCAAACTTTTTATACTGTTTACCCTTATTACTGGCCACCCTCCCGTTATTGA
- the LOC141585910 gene encoding uncharacterized protein LOC141585910 gives MAPSAVTVSLSAPLVQIYGNELTVTGRWANAKRNGNGNLYMEYTNVVNLDVRGKIDVGFLKSNKTYIGVFEVAGECTDIKIEVYDPKQKEMKNASKTYSNNANITSLASDSFQKPRDNGQLMFRLVQRGNKAIGRMIIKRLILQEEIIK, from the exons ATGGCTCCCTCT GCAGTTACCGTTTCATTATCA GCTCCTTTGGTCCAGATATATGGCAACGAGCTGAccgtgacaggccgatgggccaATGCAAAACG GAATGGCAATGGCAACTTGTATATGGAATATACAAATGTGGTTAATCTTGATGTTAGAGGTAAGATTGATGTGGGATTTCTTAAATCTAATAAGACATATATAGGCGTGTTCGAAGTGGCTGGCGAATGCACCGATATCAAAATTGAGGTGTATGACCCTAAACAAAAAGAGATGAAGAACGCGAGTAAAACATATTCCAATAATGCAAACATAACATCATTGGCTTCTGACTCATTCCAAAAACCCCGCGATAACGGACAACTTATGTTCCGGCTTGTTCAACGCGGTAACAAAGCTATCGGAAGGATGATTATCAAGCGCCTAATTTTACAAGAAGAAATCATTAAATAG
- the LOC141585909 gene encoding putative UPF0481 protein At3g02645, with product MAVISNNDWVISIKTKLHEEVTPSSNIKTSIYRVPVWLKEHVCDGNDQTPYVPEIVSFGPYYRAGFNLAEMENHKWRCLKKMLKREKQEVDEYLEEMKELEAEARGCYQEPIEMDSNAFVEMLVLDGCFMLEFLRVHKFGLMHLKYTFDDPVFSKSTITHVIARDMIKLENQLPIIVLKRLLEIQEKKAISERRIARLVLRALSSIWVTTEIPSKKKLKDMRKGVASDPENELLHCLDIFRSGLLYQPSSTHIHLQSDAESDNSEINGLINSRLDQLQEQQLDQAIELKSFDNHVPNLRKDEFQQQHIDPNTDTVESSENHVSGSSSEDEYEAQDSETRKNSKKMSYLENVLKRVIMMCGWCRRPYYEEIKNNNSALMVYCVEDLRVAGVKFKSRNCQSFWGLKFDKQKGLLEIPPIKIDDATKTVFLNLIAYEQCHLRDFTDMQITDYVAFMDNLVNSAADVGHLHQTGIIIHQLGSDVEVADLFNRFVKKAFVDWKDGKLKNLYEELNRYCTHRRHRWRASWRNDYMTNPWVIISIVAAIVLFGATILQTVYTVFPYYIPGKS from the exons ATGGCAGTAATTAGCAATAACGATTGGGTGATCTCCATTAAAACCAAACTACATGAAGAAGTAACGCCTAGCAGTAACATCAAGACGTCCATATACCGGGTTCCCGTATGGTTGAAAGAACATGTATGTGATGGTAATGATCAAACACCATACGTACCCGAGATTGTCTCTTTTGGGCCTTACTATCGGGCCGGATTTAACCTTGCAGAGATGGAGAACCACAAGTGGCGTTGTCTTAAAAAAATGTTAAAACGGGAGAAACAAGAAGTCGACGAATACCTTGAAGAAATGAAGGAACTCGAAGCTGAAGCACGCGGCTGTTATCAAGAGCCGATTGAAATGGACAGCAACGCGTTTGTGGAGATGTTAGTTCTTGATGGTTGTTTCATGTTGGAGTTTCTTAGAGTCCATAAGTTTGGATTAATGCATCTCAAATACACTTTCGATGATCCCGTCTTTTCTAAAAGTACTATAACACATGTTATTGCAAGGGATATGATTAAGCTTGAGAATCAACTTCCTATTATTGTCCTTAAAAGGCTTCTAGAGATTCAAGAAAAGAAGGCTATTAGTGAAAGACGTATCGCGAGGCTAGTTTTGCGTGCGCTCTCGTCTATATGGGTCACTACTGAGATCCCTAGTAAAAAGAAACTTAAGGATATGAGGAAAGGAGTGGCTTCTGATCCTGAAAACGAGTTGCTTCATTGCCTGGATATTTTTCGGTCCGGCCTTCTGTACCAACCATCATCTACTCATATACACTTACAATCTGACGCTGAGTCGGATAATTCTGAAATTAATGGATTAATAAACTCGAGGTTGGATCAGCTTCAAGAACAACAACTTGATCAAGCTATAGAGTTGAAGAGTTTTGATAATCATGTTCCAAATTTGAGGAAGG ATGAGTTTCAGCAACAACATATTGATCCCAACACTGACACGGTGGAGAGTTCTGAAAATCATGTTTCAGGCTCAAGCTCGGAGGATGAGTATGAAGCACAAGACTCGGAAACTAGAAAAAACAGCAAAAAAATGTCATATTTAGAAAATGTACTTAAAAGGGTAATAATGATGTGTGGATGGTGTCGTCGGCCATATTATGAAGAAATCAAGAACAATAATTCAGCGTTGATGGTGTACTGCGTGGAAGACCTGAGAGTGGCTGGCGTGAAGTTCAAATCGCGCAATTGTCAATCATTTTGGGGTTTAAAATTTGATAAACAAAAAGGACTGCTAGAGATTCCCCCAATCAAGATCGATGATGCAACCAAGACAGTATTTCTGAACTTGATTGCATACGAACAATGCCACCTCAGAGACTTTACTGATATGCAGATTACAGACTATGTGGCCTTCATGGACAACCTAGTGAACTCGGCTGCTGATGTGGGCCACCTCCATCAAACCGGAATTATAATTCACCAACTTGGGAGCGATGTTGAGGTGGCAGACCTATTTAACCGGTTTGTTAAGAAGGCCTTTGTTGATTGGAAAGACGGAAAGCTGAAAAATTTATATGAGGAATTAAACAGGTATTGCACTCATAGGAGACACAGATGGAGGGCAAGTTGGCGTAACGACTATATGACGAATCCTTGGGTTATTATCTCCATCGTTGCTGCTATCGTCTTGTTCGGAGCTACTATTTTGCAAACTGTTTATACCGTTTTTCCTTATTATATTCCTGGTAAGAGTTAA